A genomic window from Temnothorax longispinosus isolate EJ_2023e unplaced genomic scaffold, Tlon_JGU_v1 HiC_scaffold_35, whole genome shotgun sequence includes:
- the LOC139824389 gene encoding dedicator of cytokinesis protein 1-like has translation MEKKPSLGSLTLSITDSFLIATNICSTKLTQNVDLLDLLNWASHNTDLKESLAASMKVDGEEIVKFLQDVLDALFNILMSNSDSDVYDDMVFECLLYIIGLVSDRKYQHFQPVLDLYISESFSATLAYKTLIPVLHKRIDNVNNGDGQERDLLLKTMKSLQYCMRFIVESRLLFTELNQNEEEFSQTLTDLLRSIVNLMSHETDGTLLVQDACLKYLPTTIPHLLRVYSGKQLSTILTDLLVTLPTGRLTKQKMMTVNDIVHNPLFLNVDCRAILLPRITILVRDLLESKEEDTRRAPGFPYR, from the exons ATGGAGAAAAAGCCAAGTTTAGGATCGCTAACATTAAGCATTACAGATAGTTTTTTGATAGCGACCAATATTTGCTCAACTAAATTAACCCAGAATGTAGACTTATTAGATTTACTTAATTGGGCATCGCACAATACGGACTTAAAAGAATCTTTAGCTGCTTCAATGAAAGTTGACGGGGAGGAAATAGTGAAGTTTCTGCAG GATGTTTTGGatgctttatttaatatcttaatgaGTAATTCAGACAGTGATGTCTATGATGACATGGTCTTTGAGTgccttttatatattatcggACTCGTATCCGATAGAAAGTACCAGCACTTCCAACCAgtattagatttatatatttctgagAGCTTCTCTGCAACTCTTGCATATAAGACATTAATTCCGGTATTACACAAGCGTATAGATAACGTCAACAACGGCGATGGACAGGAACGAGATTTATTGCTTAAGACAATGAAAAGTCTCCAATACTGCATGAGATTTATTGTCGAATCTCGTCTTTTATTTACTGA gttAAATCAGAATGAAGAAGAATTCTCACAAACCTTAACTGATCTATTACGGTCTATCGTTAATCTCATGAGTCATGAAACAGATGGTACTCTGTTGGTTCAAGACGCCTGTCTCAAGTACCTACCAACGACGATACCTCATTTATTAAGAGTTTATAGCGGCAAGCAATTAAGCACAATTTTAACAGATTTACTCGTGACTCTACCAACGGGTAGATTaactaaacaaaaaatgatGACGGTAAATGACATCGTCCACAATccgctttttttaaatgtggaCTGTAGAGCGATTTTATTGCCAAGAATTACTATACTTGTGAGAGACTTACTGGAGTCCAAGGAGGAG